One window of Desulfovibrio subterraneus genomic DNA carries:
- a CDS encoding protein jag — MDAYKEFQGKTLDGAIEAACSYFNSAREKLEIEIVNDAKTGIFGLVGAKKAKIRARRMQVAFDSSVLNGSTPAPENSGRDRKKSAEGREDKGPREDRRPRDDRKPRDKGKEQAAKSEDSARQPEAASEQKERKGGQRDQRPARRDERREDGRSERREERKDDRRDRREERAEDGESRQDRKPGERKRGDSRSDKPRNNRPPKRANDGESTASISEEQEGVERESSSSEEERRSANRRTRGGRRRTRGGRGRGRKEEGASADASADQADVTNLNDAPPADFDTSFDEDMMEDISAEPMPEANLAELDQDKLIEVVNGVVNKLITPVIGETPVSAAIEENRVKVTISSGDNSGLLIGREGQTLAAFQYLTNRIVAKEMGVAVRVQLDTGDYRERQDDKLREIALHLADKAKTLGKPQSTRPLSSYHRRIVHLALQGDDDIQTRSKGDGPLKRVIIGRKRKSA; from the coding sequence GCAGCTACTTCAATAGCGCACGGGAAAAACTTGAAATAGAGATCGTAAACGACGCAAAGACCGGGATTTTCGGTCTGGTCGGCGCCAAAAAGGCGAAGATTCGCGCCCGCCGTATGCAGGTTGCGTTTGATAGCAGTGTGTTGAATGGTTCCACCCCCGCCCCGGAAAACTCTGGCCGCGACCGTAAGAAGTCTGCGGAAGGCAGAGAAGACAAGGGCCCGCGTGAAGATCGCAGACCGCGTGATGACCGCAAGCCCCGGGATAAGGGCAAGGAGCAGGCAGCCAAGTCGGAAGACAGCGCCCGCCAGCCCGAAGCTGCTTCTGAACAGAAGGAGCGCAAAGGCGGACAGCGTGACCAGAGGCCGGCACGACGTGATGAGCGCCGTGAAGACGGCAGAAGCGAACGCCGTGAAGAACGCAAGGACGACCGCCGCGATCGCAGGGAAGAACGTGCCGAAGACGGTGAAAGCCGTCAGGACCGCAAGCCCGGCGAGAGAAAGCGTGGCGATTCCCGTTCCGACAAGCCGAGAAACAACCGTCCCCCCAAGCGTGCCAATGATGGGGAATCTACTGCCTCCATATCGGAAGAGCAGGAAGGTGTGGAACGCGAGAGTTCATCTTCTGAAGAGGAACGTCGTTCTGCAAACCGTCGCACCCGCGGCGGACGCCGCCGTACCCGTGGCGGACGCGGCCGCGGTCGCAAGGAAGAGGGCGCATCGGCAGATGCTTCTGCAGATCAGGCCGATGTTACCAATCTGAACGACGCCCCGCCGGCCGACTTCGATACTTCCTTCGACGAAGATATGATGGAAGACATCTCCGCCGAGCCCATGCCTGAGGCCAATCTTGCCGAACTGGACCAGGATAAGCTCATCGAGGTGGTAAACGGCGTTGTAAACAAGCTCATTACTCCGGTGATCGGCGAGACCCCCGTGTCTGCAGCCATCGAGGAGAACCGGGTGAAGGTGACCATCTCCAGCGGAGACAACTCCGGCCTGCTGATCGGTCGCGAAGGGCAGACTCTGGCAGCCTTCCAGTATCTGACCAACCGCATCGTGGCCAAGGAAATGGGCGTTGCCGTTCGTGTCCAGCTGGATACCGGTGATTACCGTGAACGGCAGGACGACAAACTGCGCGAAATAGCCCTGCATCTTGCCGACAAGGCCAAGACGCTTGGAAAGCCGCAGTCCACCCGTCCGCTCAGTTCCTACCATCGGCGTATAGTGCACCTTGCCCTGCAGGGCGATGATGACATACAGACCCGCAGCAAGGGCGATGGCCCGCTGAAAAGGGTGATCATCGGCCGCAAGCGCAAGAGCGCCTAG
- the mnmE gene encoding tRNA uridine-5-carboxymethylaminomethyl(34) synthesis GTPase MnmE, translating into MHHSDTIAAIATPLGQGGIGIIRISGPDAAAILQRLFRSSSASFAGFRPRFMHHGRIADASGELLDDVLAVHMPGPRTFTGEDVVEIHCHGGPAIVSAVLEAVFACGGRAADAGEFTKRAFLNGRMDLTQAEAVAEMIAAPVKSGVRLAQAKLDGMLGRRIAELRGRLELVRMKLCVAVDFPEEDIECLSPEEFLDDIASVREALAELLRNYERARCWREGVLVVLAGQVNAGKSSLMNGLLGRTRAIVTDIPGTTRDFLEEQLSFEGLPVRLVDTAGLRETGDIVEQEGVRISRDLASQADLVLLVVDARTGVGHAEEELVASVGADRVMVVLNKTDLVETIPVVPQGCAYVAVSAKKGEGLDTLVGMARAHVLSRREGGEPESGDLVPNLRQSRALRDAQDELEHLQQDIRLQLPYDILGVRLEAACAILSEITGETTPDDILNKIFESFCIGK; encoded by the coding sequence ATGCATCATTCAGACACCATTGCCGCCATCGCCACTCCTCTCGGACAGGGGGGAATAGGCATCATCAGAATAAGCGGACCGGACGCCGCCGCCATCTTGCAGCGCCTCTTCCGCTCTTCATCCGCCTCCTTTGCCGGATTCCGTCCACGCTTCATGCACCATGGGCGCATTGCGGATGCATCCGGCGAGTTGCTTGATGACGTGCTGGCCGTGCATATGCCGGGGCCTCGCACCTTTACGGGTGAAGATGTGGTTGAGATTCATTGTCATGGCGGGCCTGCCATTGTTTCCGCCGTGCTGGAGGCTGTCTTTGCCTGCGGAGGGCGTGCGGCCGATGCGGGTGAATTTACCAAGCGCGCCTTTCTGAACGGCAGAATGGATCTGACACAGGCCGAAGCCGTGGCAGAGATGATTGCCGCACCCGTTAAGAGCGGTGTGCGCCTGGCACAGGCCAAATTGGACGGCATGCTGGGCCGTCGCATTGCCGAGCTGCGCGGGCGCCTTGAGCTTGTGCGTATGAAGCTGTGCGTGGCTGTGGATTTTCCTGAAGAGGATATTGAGTGCCTGAGTCCGGAAGAGTTTCTGGACGATATTGCATCGGTTCGTGAAGCCTTGGCGGAACTGCTGCGCAATTACGAGCGCGCCCGCTGCTGGCGCGAGGGGGTGCTGGTGGTGCTGGCCGGGCAGGTCAATGCCGGCAAGTCCAGCCTCATGAACGGCCTTCTGGGCCGCACGCGCGCCATAGTCACGGATATTCCCGGTACCACGCGCGATTTTCTGGAAGAACAGCTGAGTTTTGAGGGGCTGCCTGTCCGTCTTGTGGATACGGCCGGTCTTCGCGAGACTGGTGATATTGTCGAGCAGGAAGGCGTGCGCATAAGCCGCGATCTTGCTTCGCAGGCTGATCTGGTGCTGCTGGTTGTGGACGCCCGCACCGGCGTCGGTCATGCCGAAGAAGAGCTTGTTGCCTCTGTGGGGGCGGACAGGGTCATGGTGGTGCTGAACAAGACCGATCTGGTGGAAACGATTCCTGTCGTGCCGCAGGGCTGTGCGTATGTGGCAGTCTCCGCGAAAAAGGGCGAAGGGCTGGATACGCTGGTGGGCATGGCGCGTGCGCATGTGCTTTCCCGGCGGGAAGGCGGCGAACCCGAGTCCGGTGACCTTGTCCCCAACCTCCGGCAGAGCAGGGCACTACGCGATGCACAGGACGAGCTTGAGCACCTGCAGCAGGATATACGATTGCAACTGCCCTACGACATTCTCGGGGTACGTCTTGAGGCCGCCTGCGCCATCCTTTCAGAGATTACAGGCGAAACCACGCCGGATGACATTCTGAACAAGATCTTCGAGAGTTTCTGTATCGGCAAGTAG
- a CDS encoding 4Fe-4S dicluster domain-containing protein, whose product MSAPAVSPYEITVCRGMQAETNCRFAMKTAAGFGERLEQAVQQSGWPAFLRNAITGPLLHHHAFRIALAACPNGCSRPHVADIGIIRACTPLLDSEACSCCGICYKVCPDRAITMERQGPVIDHAKCMQCGMCVAKCSERALSCHEDGYRIVLGGKLGRHPRLATEIGGVHGEQHVLAVVTGCLEIYMREYRKGLRFGVLVEELGERLDEELAVLMGK is encoded by the coding sequence ATGTCCGCACCTGCTGTATCTCCATATGAAATCACGGTCTGCCGCGGCATGCAGGCTGAGACGAACTGCCGTTTCGCCATGAAGACGGCTGCCGGATTCGGCGAACGCCTTGAGCAGGCCGTGCAGCAAAGCGGGTGGCCCGCCTTTTTGCGTAATGCTATCACCGGCCCGCTGCTGCACCATCATGCCTTTCGCATTGCTCTGGCTGCCTGTCCCAATGGCTGCTCACGGCCTCACGTGGCGGATATCGGTATCATCCGGGCCTGTACCCCCCTGCTGGATTCCGAGGCTTGTTCGTGCTGTGGCATCTGCTACAAGGTGTGTCCCGACAGAGCCATAACCATGGAACGGCAGGGACCTGTAATCGACCACGCCAAGTGCATGCAGTGCGGCATGTGCGTAGCCAAGTGCAGCGAGCGGGCCTTGAGCTGTCATGAAGACGGCTACCGCATCGTGCTTGGCGGCAAGCTGGGCCGCCATCCCCGTCTGGCAACGGAAATTGGCGGCGTGCACGGCGAGCAGCATGTGCTTGCGGTTGTTACGGGATGCCTTGAAATCTACATGCGTGAGTATCGTAAAGGGCTTCGGTTCGGCGTGCTTGTGGAAGAGCTTGGCGAACGTCTGGATGAAGAATTGGCAGTATTGATGGGAAAATAA
- a CDS encoding 4Fe-4S binding protein — MHESPVTEISKESVPGEPAAPPVMGGALLAVPVLGLVLLGAHSLRAGTMWDLFAVLTVAGLCLSRLAWTRIVAAAVLLWGCLVWVKTGMDFVQMRMMLGLPWVRLAWILGGVTAFSLLGALLLLSPRAVRRFNERQDAAVPQAVAFLLTAVLLWICREKATRIPLLLADRFVPGSGVLEIALIALYAAVACGWLLDRKKARKARSFIWAMFSAVFFGQLALGLAGVERLLMTGALHLPVPALIIAGPLFRGDGFFMLIMFAVSVLLVGSAWCSHLCYIGAWDDRLSRMHHGAPQPLPYWAAKFRWLVAVLVFATALGMRFAGVPIFTAVWLAAMFGMLGVAVMVFFSSRSGSMVHCSAFCPLGLAGNVFSRISPWRLAINDRCTRCGACKRVCRYNALDDAALEKGRPALSCSLCRDCTTVCTHGAMELRFPFLSPRAAERTFVTVVVTLHAVFFAVARM; from the coding sequence ATGCATGAATCCCCGGTTACGGAAATCAGTAAGGAAAGTGTCCCTGGTGAACCCGCTGCTCCCCCTGTAATGGGGGGGGCGCTTCTTGCTGTACCCGTGCTGGGGCTTGTGTTGCTGGGAGCGCACTCCCTGCGGGCAGGGACCATGTGGGACCTGTTTGCGGTGCTTACCGTGGCGGGGTTGTGCCTGAGCCGTCTGGCATGGACACGGATAGTGGCCGCTGCCGTCCTTTTGTGGGGCTGCCTTGTCTGGGTCAAGACCGGCATGGATTTCGTCCAGATGCGCATGATGCTGGGACTTCCGTGGGTGCGCCTTGCATGGATACTGGGCGGGGTAACCGCGTTCTCCCTGCTCGGGGCCTTGCTGCTGCTCTCTCCCCGCGCTGTACGGCGTTTTAACGAGCGGCAGGATGCGGCAGTGCCGCAGGCCGTAGCCTTTTTGCTTACAGCCGTGCTGCTGTGGATATGCCGTGAAAAGGCGACCCGTATACCGTTGCTGCTGGCAGACCGATTTGTCCCCGGAAGCGGGGTGCTGGAAATAGCCCTGATTGCCCTTTATGCTGCCGTTGCATGCGGCTGGCTGCTGGATCGCAAGAAGGCCCGCAAGGCCCGCTCCTTCATCTGGGCCATGTTCTCGGCCGTCTTTTTCGGGCAGCTGGCCCTCGGCCTTGCCGGTGTTGAACGTCTGCTCATGACAGGCGCTTTGCATTTGCCTGTTCCCGCCCTCATCATTGCCGGACCGTTGTTCCGCGGCGACGGTTTCTTCATGCTCATCATGTTTGCGGTATCTGTTCTGCTGGTCGGTTCTGCGTGGTGCAGTCATCTGTGCTATATAGGTGCGTGGGATGACCGCCTGAGCCGCATGCATCACGGCGCGCCTCAACCTCTGCCGTACTGGGCTGCGAAGTTCCGCTGGCTTGTGGCCGTTCTGGTTTTTGCCACCGCTCTGGGGATGCGCTTTGCAGGAGTGCCGATCTTTACTGCGGTATGGCTGGCTGCCATGTTCGGCATGCTCGGCGTGGCGGTGATGGTCTTTTTCAGTTCCCGTTCGGGTTCCATGGTTCACTGTTCCGCTTTCTGCCCGCTCGGTCTTGCGGGGAACGTGTTCAGCCGTATTTCTCCGTGGCGACTGGCAATTAATGACCGTTGCACCCGTTGTGGTGCCTGCAAGCGGGTGTGCCGTTACAATGCCCTTGATGATGCGGCCTTGGAGAAGGGCAGACCCGCCTTGAGCTGCTCTTTGTGCCGCGACTGTACAACGGTATGCACGCACGGGGCTATGGAACTGCGCTTTCCTTTTCTTTCGCCCCGTGCTGCCGAGCGGACCTTTGTGACGGTGGTGGTCACACTGCACGCGGTGTTTTTTGCTGTGGCCCGTATGTAA
- a CDS encoding 3'-5' exonuclease, translating to MRKIPERYKRKITKDEINELPLYRFEGQVELVRTEEELAAAVQRMRQENLLGFDTETRPTFRKGKINLPSLVQFACSDVVYLIQLNWLPLTESVKDLLADAAIVKTGVAVRDDIKDLQRLSFFEDAGVLDLGEVARSIGLETHGLRNLAANLLDVRISKGAQCSNWASRELTTQQIQYAATDAWISREIHLRMESLGFLTIPQHV from the coding sequence ATGAGAAAAATTCCAGAGCGATACAAACGTAAAATTACCAAGGATGAGATAAACGAATTGCCCCTTTACCGCTTTGAGGGGCAGGTGGAACTGGTACGGACGGAAGAAGAACTCGCTGCAGCAGTGCAGCGTATGCGGCAGGAGAACCTGCTCGGTTTTGACACCGAAACGCGTCCCACTTTCAGGAAGGGTAAAATAAACCTGCCTTCGCTGGTACAATTTGCCTGTAGTGATGTTGTCTATCTCATTCAGCTTAACTGGCTCCCCCTGACTGAATCTGTCAAAGACCTGCTTGCCGACGCTGCAATAGTGAAAACCGGTGTGGCTGTCCGAGACGATATTAAGGACCTGCAGAGACTGTCCTTTTTCGAAGATGCCGGGGTGTTGGATTTGGGAGAGGTTGCCCGTTCCATTGGATTGGAAACGCACGGGCTTCGCAATCTTGCAGCAAACCTTCTGGATGTGCGGATTTCAAAGGGAGCACAGTGCTCCAACTGGGCGAGCCGGGAGTTGACCACGCAGCAGATTCAGTATGCTGCAACGGATGCGTGGATCAGCAGAGAGATTCATCTTCGTATGGAGTCTCTTGGGTTCCTCACTATTCCGCAACATGTGTAA
- a CDS encoding response regulator: MTKEKILVVEDDEDILQLLTFTFESAGFEVRTASTGREGVTKASNFRPDLVLLDLMLPGMSGLDVCKELRRNPELAAVPVIMLTARGEEVDRIVGLELGADDYIVKPFSPRELVLRINAVLRRTRGAEEQVSRTHFGMDGLSIDMDAHRVEIDGEEAVLTATEFKLLTELLKNKGRVRTRDQLLNTVWGYEFEGYARTVDTHVRRLRQKIGSYADYIETIRGVGYRFKE, encoded by the coding sequence ATGACCAAGGAAAAGATTCTCGTTGTCGAGGATGATGAAGATATCCTTCAGCTCCTTACGTTTACGTTCGAGTCCGCAGGGTTCGAAGTGCGCACTGCTTCCACAGGACGCGAGGGCGTGACCAAGGCATCGAACTTCAGACCGGATCTCGTCCTTCTCGACCTCATGCTCCCCGGAATGAGCGGCCTTGACGTGTGCAAGGAGCTGCGCCGGAATCCGGAACTGGCAGCAGTGCCCGTTATCATGCTCACGGCACGCGGAGAAGAGGTGGACCGTATTGTGGGATTGGAGCTGGGAGCCGACGACTACATTGTCAAACCGTTCAGCCCCCGCGAGCTGGTTCTGCGGATCAATGCCGTGCTGCGGCGCACCAGAGGGGCCGAAGAGCAGGTTTCCCGCACCCACTTCGGCATGGACGGCCTTTCCATCGACATGGACGCCCACAGGGTGGAGATCGACGGAGAAGAAGCCGTGCTTACGGCGACTGAGTTCAAGCTGCTTACAGAACTGCTCAAAAACAAGGGAAGAGTCCGCACCCGTGATCAGCTCCTGAACACGGTGTGGGGCTATGAATTTGAAGGCTACGCCCGGACTGTCGATACCCATGTGCGGAGATTGAGACAGAAAATCGGCAGCTATGCGGATTACATAGAAACCATCAGGGGTGTCGGCTACCGGTTCAAGGAATAG
- the pstB gene encoding phosphate ABC transporter ATP-binding protein PstB gives MKMYSKDLNFYYGDFQALHGVNLEFAKNQVTALIGPSGCGKSTYLRCLNRMNDLIPISRVEGVIMLEGMNIYDSKVDVVELRRRVGMVFQKPNPFPKTIFENVAYGLRVNGVKDKTYLADKVEESLRHAALWEEVKDRLHSSALGLSGGQQQRLCIARALAVEPEVLLMDEPASALDPIATQKIEELIHSLKKNYTIIIVTHSMQQAARVSDVTAFFYMGRLIEVGDTERMFTRPGNKQTEDYITGRFG, from the coding sequence ATGAAGATGTACTCCAAAGACCTGAATTTCTACTACGGTGACTTTCAGGCACTGCACGGTGTCAATCTGGAGTTTGCAAAAAACCAGGTTACCGCGCTGATCGGCCCCTCCGGCTGTGGCAAGTCCACATACCTGCGGTGCCTGAACCGCATGAATGATCTCATTCCGATTTCCCGTGTGGAAGGAGTGATCATGCTGGAAGGTATGAATATTTATGACTCGAAAGTGGACGTGGTGGAACTGCGCCGCCGCGTGGGCATGGTCTTTCAGAAGCCCAACCCCTTTCCGAAGACCATTTTCGAGAACGTGGCCTACGGGCTGCGCGTGAACGGCGTGAAGGATAAAACCTATCTTGCCGACAAGGTGGAAGAAAGCCTGCGCCATGCCGCCCTGTGGGAAGAAGTGAAGGATCGCCTGCACTCATCGGCACTGGGACTTTCAGGCGGTCAGCAGCAGCGTCTGTGCATTGCACGCGCGCTTGCCGTTGAACCCGAGGTGCTGCTCATGGATGAACCCGCATCTGCGCTGGACCCCATTGCCACCCAGAAGATTGAAGAACTTATCCACAGTTTGAAGAAGAACTACACAATCATCATTGTCACACACAGCATGCAGCAGGCCGCGCGTGTTTCGGATGTGACCGCCTTCTTCTACATGGGCCGCCTCATTGAAGTGGGCGATACGGAAAGAATGTTCACACGTCCCGGCAACAAGCAGACTGAAGACTATATCACCGGCCGTTTCGGTTAG
- the phoU gene encoding phosphate signaling complex protein PhoU yields METHFHSQLDHMRVKVLEMAAYTQRAIEDACKSLLTRDGDLAQKVIDGDQIINQLECEIDDLSLRLLALAQPMAVDLRSIVGITRVSVNLERVGDEAVNIAEKAMFLATRPPLPFHDQLKELSDTALDMFRAAITAFREGDPDLGRDICRWDSQCNAQDVQVIKDLVNYMNSETPAVERAVNTILTSRSLERVGDLSTNIAEAVVFIVEGVSIKHRICR; encoded by the coding sequence ATGGAAACACATTTTCACTCACAGCTTGACCACATGCGCGTCAAGGTTCTTGAGATGGCCGCGTATACGCAAAGAGCCATCGAGGATGCCTGCAAGTCACTCCTGACCCGTGACGGCGACCTTGCTCAGAAAGTCATAGACGGCGATCAGATCATCAACCAGCTGGAATGCGAAATCGACGACCTGAGTCTTCGTCTGCTTGCGCTTGCCCAGCCCATGGCGGTTGACCTGCGTTCCATCGTCGGCATTACCCGCGTTTCGGTGAACCTCGAGCGCGTGGGGGATGAGGCCGTCAACATTGCCGAAAAGGCCATGTTTCTTGCCACCCGACCGCCCCTGCCGTTTCACGATCAGCTCAAGGAGCTGAGTGATACTGCACTGGATATGTTCCGCGCTGCCATTACCGCATTCCGCGAAGGCGATCCTGACCTTGGCCGCGATATCTGCCGTTGGGATAGCCAGTGCAACGCGCAGGACGTGCAGGTCATCAAGGACCTCGTCAACTACATGAACAGCGAGACGCCAGCCGTGGAGCGGGCCGTGAACACCATTCTTACCTCCCGCAGCCTTGAGCGGGTGGGGGATCTTTCCACCAACATTGCCGAGGCGGTTGTGTTCATAGTGGAAGGGGTGAGCATCAAGCATCGCATTTGCCGTTAG
- a CDS encoding substrate-binding periplasmic protein has product MKTLLCALIAACTIAAGLGTTRVSALAMDVCISGRVPYEYVTESGYAGVSLELFAAILEQMKDEKLVLSQVPWSRGLRALGEGKCDVLLSGVWDTEREKQFVYPKQPIGSIAWQFFGKEPNAELSGMWGGVRGFSYPEALYEQVRGLRRDVDAPTQESMVRKLMSGRVSVIAIELGSAQTLARDLGVTLYPVGKRVYVPLFALFNKKVPQNVVDRFDEVMERLWEEGVVTDVYEKYDLSIPRLSPRDMLVVDERFPPITP; this is encoded by the coding sequence ATGAAAACGCTGCTGTGTGCATTGATTGCTGCATGTACTATAGCCGCGGGGCTTGGTACAACACGAGTATCCGCTCTTGCGATGGATGTGTGTATTTCCGGGCGGGTGCCGTATGAATATGTTACGGAATCCGGGTATGCCGGTGTAAGTCTGGAGCTTTTTGCAGCAATTCTGGAACAGATGAAAGATGAGAAACTTGTGCTTTCTCAAGTGCCGTGGAGCAGAGGGTTGCGCGCTTTGGGAGAGGGCAAGTGCGATGTACTGCTTTCAGGAGTGTGGGATACGGAGCGGGAAAAACAATTTGTCTACCCTAAGCAGCCAATAGGCAGCATTGCATGGCAGTTCTTCGGAAAAGAACCGAATGCGGAATTATCCGGCATGTGGGGTGGCGTTCGGGGGTTTTCTTACCCCGAGGCCCTGTATGAGCAGGTGAGAGGCCTGCGGCGGGATGTGGACGCTCCGACACAGGAAAGCATGGTGAGAAAGCTGATGAGCGGGCGGGTCAGTGTTATTGCCATAGAGCTGGGCAGTGCGCAGACCCTTGCCCGTGATCTGGGAGTAACCCTGTATCCCGTGGGTAAACGGGTTTACGTGCCCCTCTTTGCTTTGTTCAACAAGAAAGTGCCACAAAACGTGGTTGATCGTTTTGATGAAGTCATGGAACGTTTGTGGGAAGAGGGCGTGGTAACAGATGTGTATGAGAAATATGACCTTAGCATACCGCGGCTGTCACCCCGGGATATGCTGGTTGTGGATGAACGCTTTCCACCGATAACCCCCTGA